One Lysobacter enzymogenes DNA segment encodes these proteins:
- a CDS encoding response regulator has protein sequence MIRVLIVDDHPLAVAGLRMLLGSAAGIEIIGATDSAAAALTAYAAMKPDVVVSDYYLPIRNGLFVVEQLIRLDPDCKILVVSSVETAEIPAQLLRAGALGYVIKAADASVLIRAVRKVAKGERYIDDSLAGATLFEPSELGKISGRLLQVLTLLAEGFSNAEIAVRLRIDEVTVRRHKSRLLAKLGVEKESELIAMARAAGFGKDVY, from the coding sequence ATGATCCGCGTGCTCATTGTTGATGATCACCCGCTTGCCGTTGCGGGCCTTCGAATGCTTCTGGGTTCGGCTGCCGGCATCGAGATCATCGGTGCAACTGACTCAGCAGCGGCTGCATTGACGGCCTACGCTGCAATGAAGCCAGATGTCGTCGTCAGCGACTACTACCTGCCCATCAGGAACGGCCTGTTCGTCGTTGAGCAACTGATCCGGCTAGACCCCGACTGCAAGATCTTGGTGGTCTCCTCAGTGGAGACTGCGGAGATTCCTGCGCAGTTGCTACGCGCTGGCGCGCTGGGTTACGTGATCAAGGCGGCCGACGCTTCGGTGCTGATCCGGGCGGTCCGTAAGGTTGCCAAAGGCGAGCGGTACATCGATGACTCCCTAGCGGGAGCGACGCTCTTTGAACCCAGCGAGTTGGGGAAGATCTCAGGGCGACTGCTGCAGGTGTTGACGCTTCTTGCTGAGGGTTTCTCCAACGCGGAGATCGCGGTCCGACTCAGGATCGATGAGGTTACCGTCCGACGCCATAAATCGCGACTGCTGGCGAAGCTCGGTGTCGAGAAGGAGTCCGAGCTGATCGCGATGGCGCGCGCCGCAGGCTTCGGAAAAGACGTGTACTGA
- a CDS encoding type IV secretion system protein has protein sequence MSKSNRLPALPATVLVAILAGFSHPAAAIDIVFDPKNTAESMKQLEEMKRSYDKLNDQYKELQKQYNQQLVNGQSYFGRDGVKVKLDRRPLGYGVPERCTDIKNPGPKQKELCTALVQTQNRQFNAMVDLQELTEAREGELKDIYKERSEIKPDEAGRLQANNNRLLSFQARTQVDLQNAQNMLEAYGGQVRVLEQEHSKAAQAVIEGEHTGSKIDLKKLGQGGMRAAALKAAFEVAKRRER, from the coding sequence ATGAGCAAGAGCAATCGTCTTCCCGCGTTGCCCGCCACAGTGCTCGTGGCGATCCTGGCTGGCTTCTCCCATCCGGCGGCGGCGATCGACATCGTGTTCGACCCCAAGAACACCGCCGAAAGCATGAAGCAGTTGGAGGAGATGAAGCGCTCCTACGACAAGCTCAACGATCAGTACAAGGAACTGCAGAAACAGTACAACCAGCAGTTGGTCAACGGTCAGTCTTATTTCGGCCGCGATGGCGTTAAGGTCAAACTCGACCGGCGGCCCCTCGGCTATGGCGTGCCCGAGCGCTGCACCGATATCAAGAACCCCGGCCCCAAGCAGAAGGAACTCTGCACAGCGCTTGTGCAGACCCAGAACCGGCAGTTCAACGCAATGGTGGACCTGCAGGAGCTGACCGAGGCCCGGGAGGGCGAACTGAAGGACATCTACAAGGAGCGCTCAGAGATCAAGCCGGACGAAGCTGGGCGCTTGCAGGCGAACAACAACCGCTTGCTGTCATTTCAGGCGCGGACGCAGGTGGACCTCCAAAATGCGCAGAACATGCTGGAAGCCTATGGCGGGCAAGTGCGCGTTCTTGAACAGGAGCATTCGAAAGCCGCGCAAGCGGTAATCGAAGGCGAACACACCGGCAGCAAGATCGATCTCAAGAAGCTGGGCCAGGGCGGCATGCGGGCCGCAGCGCTCAAGGCTGCGTTCGAAGTGGCCAAGCGGCGCGAGCGGTGA
- a CDS encoding type IV secretion system protein has product MLDIISAGLSGSLHLLRAGIPDGIDSLGFFALFKDFLDGEIAEYSRNLLRRVGTLVAVGVTPLVTLWIIYQGYLRVTGQSQGSMAALKVEATKIVLIVTIAGASANFQDSIYKSMTDGFSQVINYAISGEDETTVYDDIDKSLALMQLAISSIDMLDVGDSSVAIKKRDQASLLAGLGVGGPAVVGGCLLILNKFVIAMLLGVGPFFVLCLIFKQTEGLFKGWLNSLLGSLMAMAFLSVAVTLAMDVTLALAGGFWAAEGLSRLLGMGTASEGINSVVQMQGILGLVLTTLIMGAPPAAAMLFRGLLAHFNPYSAMGGPSGGGGSGNRSGGANQPSYPTSPGGGAPTPPPNHAVARAENPERIDRDNIRRS; this is encoded by the coding sequence ATGCTCGACATCATTTCAGCCGGCCTCAGCGGCAGCCTGCACCTGCTTCGGGCCGGAATTCCCGACGGTATCGACAGCCTCGGCTTCTTCGCCCTGTTCAAAGACTTCCTCGACGGCGAAATCGCAGAATACTCGCGCAACCTGCTACGGCGTGTCGGCACATTAGTTGCCGTTGGCGTTACCCCGCTGGTCACGCTTTGGATCATCTACCAGGGCTACCTGAGGGTCACCGGTCAGTCGCAAGGCTCGATGGCAGCGTTGAAAGTTGAAGCCACCAAGATTGTCCTAATCGTGACCATCGCCGGTGCGTCCGCAAATTTCCAGGATTCGATCTACAAGTCGATGACGGATGGCTTCAGCCAAGTCATCAACTATGCGATCAGCGGCGAAGACGAGACCACAGTCTACGACGATATCGACAAGTCGCTGGCTCTGATGCAACTAGCCATCAGCAGCATCGATATGCTCGACGTGGGCGACAGCTCAGTCGCCATCAAGAAGCGCGACCAGGCCAGCCTGCTCGCCGGCCTCGGGGTAGGCGGTCCCGCGGTAGTCGGCGGGTGCCTTCTCATCCTGAACAAGTTCGTCATCGCCATGCTGCTCGGCGTCGGGCCATTCTTTGTCCTGTGTCTCATCTTCAAGCAGACGGAAGGGCTGTTCAAAGGCTGGCTGAACTCGTTGCTGGGATCTCTGATGGCTATGGCCTTCCTGAGCGTGGCGGTTACCCTGGCGATGGACGTCACGCTCGCGCTCGCAGGAGGGTTTTGGGCAGCCGAAGGATTGTCCCGTCTGCTCGGCATGGGCACCGCTTCCGAAGGCATCAACAGTGTTGTTCAGATGCAGGGCATCTTGGGCTTGGTGCTTACGACGCTCATTATGGGCGCACCGCCCGCGGCTGCGATGTTGTTCAGAGGATTGCTCGCGCACTTCAACCCATATTCGGCAATGGGTGGCCCCAGCGGTGGTGGCGGCAGTGGGAACAGGAGCGGCGGCGCTAATCAGCCGTCATACCCCACTAGCCCCGGCGGAGGTGCCCCGACCCCGCCACCAAACCACGCCGTGGCGAGAGCCGAGAATCCCGAACGCATCGATCGCGACAACATTAGGCGCAGTTGA
- a CDS encoding DUF4189 domain-containing protein: protein MRRPQLLAIGFALLAPLTAHAEGDCPSGYYRYSTPGHRGDCVPIPALPEQAPTGPHWRKTWGAIAVDGATGATGVTVGSRTERTAKKEALERCRRDGNSQCKVVLSYEHQCAAIALPAGQSKGPPAIVAAENEYKSSQLALDDCKAKNGVTCEIAYSECSTPVLER from the coding sequence GTGCGACGACCACAACTACTAGCCATCGGATTCGCTCTGCTCGCGCCACTCACGGCCCACGCGGAAGGAGATTGCCCCTCGGGGTATTACCGCTATTCCACCCCAGGACATCGGGGGGACTGCGTTCCTATCCCCGCTCTTCCTGAGCAGGCGCCTACCGGCCCTCACTGGCGCAAGACTTGGGGCGCAATTGCCGTTGATGGCGCGACCGGAGCCACCGGGGTCACCGTGGGGAGTAGGACAGAACGGACCGCAAAGAAGGAAGCACTAGAACGTTGCCGACGCGATGGGAACTCGCAATGCAAGGTCGTCCTTTCATACGAACACCAATGCGCTGCCATCGCCCTGCCAGCGGGTCAATCTAAAGGCCCACCGGCCATCGTTGCGGCGGAGAACGAATACAAGAGCTCGCAGCTAGCTCTCGATGACTGCAAGGCCAAGAACGGCGTGACGTGCGAGATTGCTTACAGCGAATGCTCGACTCCAGTGCTTGAGCGCTGA
- a CDS encoding XVIPCD domain-containing protein produces MSMTTQQYANLAQDAYRSPDMSSLDSRRTVIDGVEYTIRAHVSKESGYQGTIYQRNDTKEIIVAHRGSEFDTQPFKDGVFADGGMVARRVNAQAADALEFTRSAIEMAQTSRDARGMEPQVTVTGHSLGGCLAQITAAKLNLNGETFNPYGAVSLGMRIPEGGSNVVNHVMAGDVVSAASKHFGKVQMYAEPVELNVLKASGYEDSGSQWDIRNPGKAAVTGGDSHRMHHFLDVDGNGQSDRSILSQPQARDLAEKHRPMIDKYRGDIENMRAGVSIGVAVANGAQGIAGEIGRHLPEKTESPFKDASGALPHRSDSPNTDPRTPYHPDNPMYLQIRDGIGALHGHEGRPFDETAERTTASLLVASKANGLNRVDHVIPGQATQNDQKLFAVQGDLLDPTHRRAQVSVAQAAQTPVDESFRKLESVDHQLARAPVQDQAQEQSRSAATRSV; encoded by the coding sequence ATGAGCATGACCACGCAGCAGTACGCGAACCTCGCGCAGGACGCTTACAGGTCGCCGGACATGAGCAGTCTCGACAGCCGCCGTACCGTGATCGACGGGGTCGAGTACACCATTCGCGCCCATGTAAGCAAGGAGTCCGGCTACCAAGGGACGATCTACCAGCGCAACGACACCAAAGAGATCATCGTCGCCCATCGCGGTAGTGAATTCGACACTCAGCCGTTCAAAGACGGCGTCTTCGCCGATGGTGGAATGGTTGCGCGACGCGTCAACGCGCAAGCTGCGGACGCACTTGAGTTCACTCGTAGCGCAATCGAAATGGCTCAGACTAGCCGCGATGCGCGTGGCATGGAGCCTCAAGTGACAGTCACGGGCCACTCGCTCGGCGGCTGTCTCGCCCAGATCACTGCTGCAAAGTTGAACCTCAACGGCGAGACCTTCAACCCGTATGGCGCGGTCAGCCTCGGCATGCGCATCCCCGAAGGCGGCAGCAACGTGGTTAACCACGTCATGGCCGGCGACGTGGTCAGCGCCGCCAGCAAGCACTTCGGCAAGGTGCAGATGTACGCCGAGCCGGTCGAACTGAACGTCTTGAAGGCGTCCGGCTATGAGGACAGCGGCAGCCAGTGGGATATCCGCAATCCCGGTAAAGCCGCGGTGACCGGCGGCGACTCGCACCGCATGCACCACTTCCTCGATGTCGATGGGAACGGCCAGTCGGACCGGTCGATCCTGTCGCAGCCCCAGGCGCGCGACTTGGCCGAGAAGCACCGGCCGATGATCGACAAGTACCGGGGCGACATCGAGAACATGCGTGCCGGCGTCTCCATCGGCGTCGCTGTCGCCAACGGCGCTCAGGGAATTGCGGGCGAGATCGGCCGACACCTGCCCGAGAAGACGGAGAGCCCCTTCAAGGACGCCAGCGGCGCTTTGCCCCATCGCAGCGACTCGCCCAACACCGACCCCCGCACCCCTTACCATCCGGACAACCCAATGTACCTGCAGATCCGCGACGGCATCGGCGCGCTGCACGGGCACGAGGGCCGGCCCTTCGATGAAACGGCCGAGCGCACGACCGCCAGCCTGCTGGTCGCGTCTAAAGCTAACGGCTTGAACCGAGTCGACCACGTCATTCCCGGCCAGGCCACTCAGAACGATCAGAAGCTGTTCGCAGTGCAGGGCGACTTGCTCGATCCCACGCATCGCCGCGCCCAGGTGTCCGTCGCTCAAGCAGCGCAGACGCCCGTGGACGAGTCCTTCCGGAAACTCGAATCGGTGGACCATCAACTTGCACGGGCTCCCGTCCAAGACCAAGCGCAAGAACAGAGCCGCTCTGCCGCGACACGGTCCGTGTAG
- a CDS encoding RHS repeat-associated core domain-containing protein: protein MKKILLASTLACGLAYGPIAAAQHEELSTRSYATYSYAMEQCEKGYANRLDLPEKNEQGETRVTPGSEKPCHVVPGVEVQTTYGSGSSARIVRFGAIEMAWGWTVYSGPDYVDPSPFQPYDGAWNRYYYRKDTGPNTLGKPSCEVGLGNPINAFNGNKFEEVRDLDAAGSNGLLEFNRYYNSGWEAKRVSLGRGWSHSFSSRVFDIGEGLYELAQDDGKIHYMTLRSDGTVAVASPDGGSVSSFIGADGRRFKFVSPKGYVDTFNAAGRLIERAFSNSTLSLQYDGAKLTRVVDEQGRAIALAYRSDGYLEAVTQADGNRVEYRYVDASTAPDDKLLSSVAGGGGFGHYYIYTNRLLTKTLDANGQEKARFSYNSRGQAETTQTAGGVERRVTYPSDPSFMEVFEDSVRVASIERTTVNGEDRPANYSAAMCKNTLNLKTQSYHPDGTVKQTGGFDGNITAFERDTKGRVTKTTHLDAASTVLKTVETDWYSSFDQLSARRTYDAQGTLVLEERWDVNTRGQVTLESARDPIRNETRSAATAYCEQPQVDSGTCPKVGLVLSVDGPRTDVNDITRFEYYASDAASCSTMPTTCEYRKGDLRRVVNAAGHANDVLRYDGAGRIARTRDANGLITDLEYHPQGWPVALKVRGADDSRETDDLITRLAYEPTGAVKKISLPDGSSAEYKYGAQHLLTEIIDQDGNRVRYTLNKFGDREKEEILRADGTVLAKSSRAYDRLGQLQSVTDAYGRVARYGMVNGKLHQYRDALWNANAINWKRDRLYTYDALGQLTQERALSGQYNLQVDTFYEYDALGQLAKVTDPKGLATVYTRNALGDLLQLSSPDTGVSTQTYDAAGNLKTATDAKGIVTRYGYDALGRMVSTQYGDNRNLDVTLNYDVAPTACAADERASKGRLSELVDASGSTRYCYDRFGRVTRKQQTINGTAFTLRYGYTTAGQLSAMTYPDGTVVDYGYSAVGKLTSAGVTMPGRARAIVLQNATYYPFGPLAGWTYGNGRSLVRTYNQNYQPGIVQDTAPGGLSIGYEFDEVGNLKAVRKGDQADPPVRKYEYDQLYRLLTTKDGSTNGVLQAYTYDLNGNRDSITTGGRTTDYTYADDSHRLSKVGTVARSYDALGNTTSIGGQQKTFDYDETGRMTAVKSSDTTLMQYAYDGKGQQVRRYLGASTSSFAIYGESGQWLGEYDATGKPKQQVIWLGSLPVALLQTEAANTALHYIEADALGTPRVVIDPNRNVAVWRWDLAEEAFENSGPTQDPDQDGKPLVFDMRMPGQRFDAASGMLYNYFRDYDPTTGRYLQSDPIGLRGGVSTYAYALNAPTTLTDPFGLAPPVVDRMAKGASRTYTRKEFTDRFGPFTPNVERQLNRGCVGVASIYQGMGVNMPETAPGIQCFKTQDEAELKARECKNNVVVIKEGVWRDPVKKFTGPLSVKGATTASDGGHAESFNYVTWLLDEEVYLLMNYRVEDVPANGPQLIQVRSSQGVQLAPDPRYPAQMFCTTCPAPTR, encoded by the coding sequence ATGAAGAAGATACTACTGGCTTCAACACTGGCTTGCGGATTGGCCTATGGCCCGATCGCTGCAGCGCAGCATGAGGAACTAAGCACAAGATCCTACGCAACGTACTCCTACGCCATGGAGCAATGCGAAAAGGGTTACGCCAATCGGCTCGATTTGCCCGAGAAGAACGAGCAAGGTGAAACCCGTGTTACCCCCGGAAGCGAGAAGCCCTGCCATGTAGTACCAGGTGTCGAAGTACAGACCACCTATGGCTCTGGCAGCAGCGCCCGGATCGTTCGCTTTGGTGCCATCGAGATGGCGTGGGGCTGGACCGTCTACTCCGGCCCCGACTACGTCGATCCCAGTCCCTTCCAACCTTACGATGGTGCCTGGAATCGGTACTACTACCGCAAGGATACTGGCCCCAATACCTTGGGCAAGCCATCGTGCGAGGTCGGCCTCGGCAACCCGATCAATGCCTTCAATGGCAACAAGTTCGAGGAAGTCCGTGATCTCGATGCCGCCGGCAGCAATGGTCTTCTCGAGTTCAACCGCTATTACAACAGCGGTTGGGAAGCCAAGCGGGTCAGCTTGGGGCGAGGCTGGTCGCACTCTTTCAGCAGCCGTGTCTTCGACATAGGCGAAGGCCTGTACGAGCTGGCGCAGGATGACGGCAAGATTCACTACATGACGCTCCGATCCGATGGGACCGTCGCGGTGGCTTCGCCTGACGGTGGTTCTGTAAGCAGTTTTATCGGAGCCGACGGCCGGCGCTTCAAGTTTGTTTCGCCCAAAGGTTACGTCGACACCTTCAACGCGGCGGGGCGACTGATCGAACGCGCGTTCTCCAACAGCACGTTGTCCCTCCAGTACGACGGGGCCAAGCTCACCCGGGTCGTAGATGAACAAGGTCGTGCGATCGCGCTGGCGTATCGCAGCGACGGCTATCTTGAGGCGGTGACCCAGGCGGACGGGAATCGAGTCGAATATCGATATGTCGATGCCAGCACCGCACCCGACGACAAGCTGTTGTCCTCAGTGGCTGGCGGAGGGGGCTTTGGCCACTACTACATTTATACCAACCGCCTTTTGACCAAGACCCTGGATGCGAACGGCCAGGAGAAGGCTCGATTCAGCTACAACAGCCGGGGACAAGCGGAGACCACTCAAACCGCGGGCGGAGTCGAACGCAGGGTCACGTATCCGTCGGACCCTTCGTTTATGGAGGTGTTCGAGGACAGCGTGCGTGTCGCGTCGATCGAACGCACCACCGTCAACGGGGAAGATCGACCGGCAAACTACAGCGCGGCGATGTGCAAGAACACGCTGAACCTGAAGACACAGTCCTATCATCCCGATGGAACGGTCAAACAGACCGGCGGCTTCGACGGCAACATCACGGCCTTTGAGCGCGATACGAAGGGACGCGTGACCAAGACGACCCACCTCGACGCCGCCTCCACCGTGCTCAAGACTGTGGAAACAGATTGGTATTCTAGCTTTGACCAGCTGTCGGCACGTCGCACGTACGACGCTCAGGGCACGTTGGTGCTGGAGGAGCGTTGGGATGTGAACACGCGGGGCCAGGTCACCCTCGAATCCGCGCGCGACCCGATTCGCAATGAAACCCGGTCGGCGGCCACCGCCTACTGCGAACAACCGCAGGTAGATTCGGGCACCTGCCCCAAGGTCGGCCTGGTACTGTCGGTGGATGGCCCCCGCACCGATGTCAACGACATCACCCGCTTCGAGTACTACGCCAGCGACGCCGCCAGCTGCTCCACCATGCCGACGACCTGTGAGTATCGCAAGGGCGATCTGCGCCGGGTCGTCAATGCAGCCGGCCACGCCAATGACGTCCTCCGCTATGACGGGGCGGGCCGCATCGCCCGGACCCGCGACGCCAATGGGCTGATCACCGACCTCGAGTATCACCCCCAGGGATGGCCGGTGGCCTTGAAGGTTCGGGGCGCCGACGACAGCCGGGAGACGGACGATCTCATCACCCGCCTGGCGTATGAACCCACCGGCGCGGTTAAGAAGATCAGCCTGCCCGACGGCAGCTCGGCCGAGTACAAGTATGGCGCCCAGCACTTGCTCACCGAGATCATCGACCAGGACGGCAATCGCGTCCGGTATACGTTGAACAAGTTCGGCGACCGGGAAAAGGAAGAGATCCTGCGAGCCGACGGCACGGTCCTGGCGAAGTCCAGCCGCGCCTATGATCGGCTTGGACAACTGCAATCGGTCACCGATGCGTACGGCCGGGTTGCTCGCTATGGCATGGTCAATGGCAAGCTGCATCAGTACAGAGATGCCTTGTGGAATGCCAACGCCATCAACTGGAAGCGCGACAGGCTGTACACATACGACGCATTGGGGCAGTTGACGCAGGAGCGCGCGCTCTCCGGCCAGTACAACTTGCAGGTGGACACCTTCTACGAGTATGACGCGCTGGGCCAGTTAGCCAAGGTCACCGACCCAAAGGGGCTGGCGACCGTCTACACGCGTAACGCGTTGGGCGACTTGCTGCAGCTCAGCAGCCCAGATACCGGGGTCAGCACCCAGACCTACGACGCCGCCGGCAACCTCAAGACGGCCACCGATGCGAAGGGAATCGTCACACGTTATGGCTACGACGCGCTTGGGCGTATGGTCAGCACCCAGTACGGCGACAACCGCAATCTGGATGTGACGCTGAACTACGACGTTGCGCCGACGGCCTGCGCTGCGGACGAGCGCGCCAGCAAGGGCCGCCTATCCGAGTTAGTGGACGCCAGCGGCAGCACGCGTTACTGCTACGACCGCTTCGGGCGCGTGACCCGGAAACAGCAGACCATCAACGGAACAGCGTTCACCCTGCGGTACGGCTACACGACCGCGGGCCAGTTAAGCGCGATGACGTATCCGGATGGCACGGTGGTGGATTACGGCTACAGTGCCGTCGGCAAGCTCACGTCGGCGGGCGTCACGATGCCGGGCCGGGCACGTGCGATCGTGCTGCAGAACGCCACCTACTACCCCTTCGGCCCGCTTGCTGGCTGGACGTACGGCAACGGCCGCAGCCTGGTTCGCACCTACAACCAGAACTATCAACCTGGCATCGTCCAGGACACCGCACCGGGCGGTCTGTCGATCGGTTACGAGTTCGATGAGGTCGGCAATCTGAAGGCAGTGCGCAAGGGCGACCAAGCCGACCCGCCGGTCCGGAAGTACGAGTACGACCAGTTGTACCGCCTGCTGACCACCAAAGACGGCAGCACGAATGGCGTCCTCCAGGCCTATACCTACGATCTGAATGGAAATCGGGACTCGATCACAACCGGCGGACGCACGACCGACTACACCTACGCAGACGACAGCCATCGCTTGAGCAAGGTGGGCACGGTGGCCCGTAGCTACGACGCCCTAGGCAACACCACCAGCATTGGTGGGCAGCAAAAGACGTTCGACTACGACGAGACCGGCCGCATGACCGCCGTCAAATCATCGGATACGACGCTGATGCAGTACGCCTATGACGGGAAGGGCCAGCAAGTTCGCCGTTATCTTGGCGCAAGCACCAGCAGCTTTGCGATCTACGGCGAGTCCGGTCAGTGGCTCGGCGAGTACGACGCTACGGGCAAGCCGAAGCAACAGGTGATCTGGCTGGGCAGCCTGCCGGTGGCCCTGTTGCAGACCGAAGCGGCGAATACCGCGCTGCACTACATCGAGGCCGATGCGCTCGGTACGCCCCGTGTTGTCATCGACCCGAATCGGAACGTTGCGGTTTGGAGGTGGGATCTGGCGGAGGAGGCCTTCGAAAACAGTGGTCCCACTCAAGACCCTGATCAGGACGGCAAGCCGCTCGTGTTCGACATGAGAATGCCCGGCCAGCGATTCGATGCAGCTAGCGGGATGCTGTACAACTATTTCCGCGATTACGACCCAACTACCGGTAGGTACTTGCAAAGCGATCCCATCGGACTTCGCGGTGGCGTTAGTACTTACGCCTATGCACTGAACGCACCGACGACACTAACTGACCCTTTTGGACTGGCTCCACCAGTTGTTGATCGAATGGCGAAAGGGGCCAGCAGAACCTACACACGAAAGGAGTTTACAGATCGATTTGGTCCCTTCACGCCGAACGTCGAGCGTCAGCTCAACCGAGGTTGTGTAGGTGTAGCCTCGATCTATCAGGGAATGGGTGTGAACATGCCTGAGACCGCGCCTGGAATTCAATGCTTCAAGACACAAGATGAGGCCGAACTCAAAGCCCGGGAATGCAAAAATAATGTGGTCGTAATAAAAGAAGGCGTATGGAGAGATCCTGTCAAGAAATTTACGGGCCCCTTGTCTGTTAAGGGGGCAACTACGGCCAGCGATGGTGGCCACGCCGAATCGTTCAACTATGTAACTTGGCTCCTCGATGAAGAAGTTTATCTGTTGATGAACTACAGAGTCGAAGATGTTCCAGCCAACGGGCCGCAATTGATTCAGGTAAGATCTTCTCAGGGAGTGCAGCTGGCCCCCGACCCTCGGTATCCGGCACAAATGTTCTGCACCACCTGCCCGGCACCAACGAGGTGA